In Acidobacteriota bacterium, the sequence TTATTGATTGGAATGGAAATCCATCTCAGTGCTGGATTCGGTGTGGAAGCTGGCTTTTTGGAATCCTGTCAGATGAAATTGATGTGACGTGGGATTGATAGCCATAGTCAGTAGTCAGTGGTCAGTAGTTCACTAAGCTTATTTGATTGAACCACTTGACTCTTTTTAAGAATAAAGTCGGAACTTTACGACGAGAAATGTGTCCAACCAGAAACATTGTTCAATCTGACTTCTGAGAGGGAAGCCATGTACATTGAGTTTGTTTCGGTTCTTTTCTTTTTCTGGTTGGTTCTGACCATTATCTGTTTGGCCATCGGAGTTGGAATGGTCGCTGAAAAATCCTCGAAACTCCGAAAGCACTTGCTGGTTGGACCATTTGCATTTCTGGTTTCATTTCTGATGGGAACTGAGGTGTGGCTTGAGTTTTCGGTCTGGCAATCAAGTCAGGCCCTTCAAGCTTATATTCAAACCGGCGGCCCTCGCAAACCAGTGCTGTTCTTTCCATTTCGAGCGAGATGTTATGAATCAATTCGGGGAATCGAATATGCCATGTATGGCAACGCGGCTGCGACCCGGTACAACGATCCTGATCCGCAAGTTCGCGCCCGGTGCTTAAAGGCGAGTCTGGCACTTTTTGACGGAGAAGGCTCTGATCTTTACGGTCCAATTGTCAAAGTTTTAAACCATGCCCGGCAGGACCCGTCTCCGGAAATTCAGCAGATTTTGGCGGACTCAGGCATAAAAAAACCGGTTGGATGTTCCCAACCGGTTGCAGGTAAAGGAGATTGAATGGAAGAGTCTTTCAATGAAAGGTGATATTTTCGGCTACTCACGCTCCTCAGTGGCTTGGTTACAATTCTCGACGCTATTTGGCTGTTTCAGAACTCTGGACCTGGGTTTGTTGATAACTCTGAATAATGGCTGACAGGCGGCCTGATTTGAGTGATTCATCCAACGCCTTGACCACCGCCGGGTCATACCGGGTTCCGGAAAAAGTGTAGATGCGCGATACGGCAAAATCAGGTTCCATTGCCCGCTGGTAGGGGCGATTGGTCGTCATCGCATCAAACGTATCGGCAACGCTGATGATGCGGGCCATCATTGGAATTTGATCGCCTCTCAGGCCCAACGGGTAGCCTTTTCCGTCCATGCATTCGTGGTGATAGTACATGCCGGGGACATATTTTTTCATTTGCGGAATTTGCGACATGATATTGGCGCCCTTTTGTGGGTGACCTTTCATAATCGTGTATTCCTCATCAGTCAGTGCGGCTGGTTTTTTCAAAATGCGGTCTTCAATTCCAATTTTGCCAACATCGTGCAGGATGGCCGCAATACGGATGTCTTCGATTTCCTCCGGGTTCATGCCCATGTATTCAGCAATCAAGACCGAATATTGCATCACGCGTTCGGAATGACCACGAGTGTAAGGGTCTTTCCCGTCAATGGCTTCAGCCAGGGCGCGGACCGTTCCAAGAAACAGTTGTCGGTTTTCATTCGCCGCAAATTTCAAATCGTTGATATAGCGCTGGATCTGCTCGGCCATCGAGTTGAACGCATCAGCCAGTTGACCAATTTCCGATTGGGTATTGACGTGAATCCGCTTTGAAAACTCACCGGTGGCAATTGCCCGGGCGCCTTCCGCCAGTTTCTTGACCGGGAGGGTTACCCAGAAGGCCAGTAAGACCCCAATTCCAACCGCAATGACAACAATCACCACACTGATTTTCACCGCCTGCCGAATCATAATCGGTACCGATGGGTAGGCTGATTCTTCATTGATGACCGAAATGACGCCTAGTTTGATGTCTTTACTCAGGGCGACGGTGTTGAAACTCCCCAGCATTGAGAACTTTTCACTGTTC encodes:
- a CDS encoding HD domain-containing protein; translation: MANKKKPTKILYTILGVVLSLVFVPLVIVVWQLVEINREAVRSAERFSQIQVTEDVANQVETYVNGHRDQIAGIAQALEASNGVAELFKQTRDERNLRLQRFLTADPNLVLIGLIPLNNVEGQGAFAFDPNRINNEEAGQVIANAVSRLTQKPNESYLSEPISFQSSNESAISMAEPVIAFRDGEIPSVVIAVASMEPVFRYVNPPVRGKTNQKMLKDGNRIVFVVNEKGMVVVHPDREMVYSKPDVSGWGIVQSWMQNKDLANQAEQFELNLNSEKFSMLGSFNTVALSKDIKLGVISVINEESAYPSVPIMIRQAVKISVVIVVIAVGIGVLLAFWVTLPVKKLAEGARAIATGEFSKRIHVNTQSEIGQLADAFNSMAEQIQRYINDLKFAANENRQLFLGTVRALAEAIDGKDPYTRGHSERVMQYSVLIAEYMGMNPEEIEDIRIAAILHDVGKIGIEDRILKKPAALTDEEYTIMKGHPQKGANIMSQIPQMKKYVPGMYYHHECMDGKGYPLGLRGDQIPMMARIISVADTFDAMTTNRPYQRAMEPDFAVSRIYTFSGTRYDPAVVKALDESLKSGRLSAIIQSYQQTQVQSSETAK